The DNA region TTTCGAGCTCTAATCGAACTGCCGTATTTGACTCGAATTTCTTTGTTAGTCTCCACTCCGCGCAGGGGTGGAGACTTTTTTTTATTGGTGGTTGTCGAGGGGTGCCCGCTGGGCTACAAGGTTCCCCATGGCAAATGTAAACAAAGTGATTTTGATCGGGAACGTGACGCGCGATCCTGAAGTGCGCCACACCCCGAAGGGAACCGCAGTGTGTGATTTGGGCTTGGCTGTGAACCGCGTCAGTTCATCGGACGGCGGGGATCGCCGTGAGGAGACAACTTTCGTGGACGTGACCATGTGGGGCCGCCAGGCGGAACTCGCAGGCCAGTATCTCGCCAAAGGCCGTCCGGTTTACATCGAAGGACGTTTGCAGATGGACACCTGGCAGGACAAGAACACCGGTCAGAACCGCAGCAAGCTGAAGGTGGTTGGTGAGAACATGCAGTTCATCGGCAGTCGTGGTGACTCCGCTGGTGGCGGCGGCGGCTACAGTGGTGGCGGCGGCGGAGGTGGCTACAGCAGTGGTGGCAGTGGCGGTGGTGGAAACTACGGTGGTGGCGGTGGCCGCAGTTCCGGCGGTAACTACGGAGATTCCGGCGGATCGTCCTCGATGGACGACGATGGCGACATTCCGTTTTAAGCCCAGCTGAACGATTTTTGGAATTAGCGCCTCTGGCATTCCCTCGGAAGTGTCAGAGGCGTTTTTATGTCTAGAGGTTATGATTGCGAGACAAGTGTATTACGAAGGCCGGGTGCAGGGAGTGGGGTTCCGCTTCTCGACCAAGGAGATTGCAAAAGGCTTTGATGTCGTTGGCTGGGTGATGAACCTGCCAGACGGTCGGGTGGAACTGCAAGTGGCGGGGGAGGGCGAGGAAGTCGCTGCATTCCTTGAGGAGATGACCGAGGGCGACTTGTCCGGGTTCATCCGTGGGGTGGATGTCCACGAGATTGCGGTGCCCGACGACTTGTCGGGCTTTGAGATCCGCCGCTAGAAAAAGAGAGGCACCTCGTGATGAGGTGCCTCAGCTTTGTTCAAATGGTATTAATGAAGCACGGTGAGCGTGCCCTCGGTGACGCCGAGTTGTTCGGTGGCGCCGAGGTCTTGCCACAGTGATTCACCGTTGGCGCTGCGTTCGAGCAGGGCTTGGTAGGCGGCAATGGTGTCGGCCGCTTCTACTTGGGACTCTGTCAGGAGTTCGATGCGGTAGTTGCGTAGCCCGAGGCGGTGGAACTGATTGAAGTAGCGCGCTCCGGTTTGGGCTCTGCCGTTGAAGAGTGTGTTGCGGCAACCAACGTCTGCCTGAAGTGTGTGCAGTTGGCCCACGCGGTCGCGCAATTGCACCACGTGCTTTTCACACGGGCGGCCGCAGTCTTTATAACTGGTGCCTTCGCTGAGGAAGGTGCAGAACGCGCAGTGCTCCATATGGAACATGGGCATGTGCTGGTGAAGTGTCATTTCAAACCACTCGGGCGGTGCCGATGCGATGAGCTGGGAGCTTTGATCCGCATTGAGGTCATATGACACGGTGACCCGGTCGAGCCCGGCGGACTCGATGAGAAGTTTCGCTGTCAGTTGGTTGGCGACGTTGAGTGAGAAATCGCCAACGGTATCGAGATCTGCTGTGTCGCTTTGCTTGGTGAAGTATTCGATCCCGCCGAGGTTGCGAACGAGAATGCCGTCAGGCTCCGCGCGGTGGAGGGTTTTGAAGTATCCTTGCTCGCCGCTTTTTTGGATGCGTGGTGTGGCGAGCCAGATGCGTGCGCCTGTGTTGGCGCTGCGGACTTGGGCCACGGCGTCCTTCATCCGGCGGATGTCTTCGTAGTCGACGTAGATGCGTTCGACGCCGGCTTCGAGAGCCGCATCGATCTGCCACGGGTGGCGGCAGAGCACGGAGAGTTCGCTTGGCTGGTCTGTGACCGGTGGATGAACCTCAGGGGAGAGGGCGGCGATGGCGTCGAGAGGAGTCGCTGCGGCTTTTTGCGGTGCGTCTTCCGGGGTGTGCTCTTCGAGCTTGGTGACCATCGTGCGGCGCATGCGGTTGAGGGCACTGACCGGTAATGCGAGCTCACCCTCGAGCTTGGTGTCGAGTTTGCGCAGCGTGAATGGTGTGTTGCCCAGGCGCTCGAACTGAGCGTGGAGAACGTCGTGATCGAGTGGGCGGTTGCGGGCGGCCTCCAATGGCTGATCGCTTTCCACGGACAGTCCGGTGGCGGAGTCCGTCAGTTTGAGCGGTGCTCCTGCCGTGCCGCTGACGGTCCAATCCAGTGGTGTGCGGGTGCGTTGTTGGTCTAGAACTTTGTCGTTCCAGGTTTTGCGGATGTCTTGTTCCAGTGATGGGTCACTGGTCTTCCAGATCAGTTGGCCGGGCTTGACTCGCTTCCAGACGATCTTGTTGTGCTTTTTGCCAAAGAGAATGCGGTCGCCTTCGGTTTTCCAGATGCGGCCTCCCTGTTCTTCGTTGCGATCCTCACCGGCGTCGAAAACGACGCCGTCTCCCGATTGAAGGGGGATCTCTTGCTGGCCAGGGGCGCGTTGGATGCGAACCCAACCAGGGCCCGTGGCGGCGACCGATCCGATCAGGACACCGCGCTTTTTGCCGAATTTCCCGTGGGTGAGGCGTGGGTGGTTGGTTCCCTCGAGCCAGCCGGTGGAGAGTCCACGCGAGAAGGTCATCTCGAGAGAATAACGATCGGTGGCATCAGGGCGTGGGGTGCGCGCATCGAGATGGGCGTCGATGGCCTTGCGGTAGACGCGGGTCACCGCGGCGACGTATTCTGGGCTTTTGAGTCGGCCTTCGATTTTGAAGCTGATGACTCCGGCATCGATGAGCTCAGGGATGAGATCGACGGCGGCGAGATCCTGCGGGCTGAGCAGGTAGCGGCGCTCTCCGAGGTCCAGCGGCTTGCCATCGACGACCATCTCGTAGGGGAGTCGGCAGGCCTGGGCGCATTCGCCGCGGTTGGCGCTGCGTTGTCCGAGACTTTCGGAGGTGAGGCATTGGCCTGAATAGGCAACGCAAAGCGCGCCGTGAACAAAGATCTCGAGTGGGGTGTGGCCTTGGACCTTGGTGAAGCGGCGGATCTCGTCGAGGGAGAGTTCACGGGCGAGCACCGCACGGTCCAGGTTGAGCAGGCCGGTGGCAAAATCGAGTCCCTCTGGCGAGGTGATGCTCATCTGGGTGGACGCGTGTAGTTCGACGCTTGGGGCGACCTTGCGGGCGAGATCGGCCAGTCCCAGATCCTGAATGATGGCGCCGTCCACGCCGCTGGCTTCGAGCAATGCGAGTTGTTCAGCGGCGCCTTCGAGCTCCGCTGGGAAGATCAAGGTGTTCATTGTAATGAACCCTTTGGCGCCGTGCTCGTGGAGGAACTTCATCAGTTCCGGCAGATCCTCTTCAGTGAAGTTGTCCGCCCTCAACCGTGCGTTGTGCTTGGGAAGACCAAAGAAAATGGCGTCGGCTCCGTTGGCGATGGCGGCGCGGGCGCACTCCCAGCTTCCGGCGGGAGCGAGTAGTTCGAGGTCAGAGCGGTGGATCATGGTGCGATGGATGGCGAGGTTCCGCGGGCGGATGCTGCGGCGTTGGCCAACTTACGTGCATCCCTGAAACGAAGCAACCCGCCTCCGGTTGAGCGGACGGCGGGTTGCCTCAGTAAATTAATTGGTGGGCCGTGAATGGCTTACCACTCTCCGTGGTTGGATGGCTCGTGGTCGCGGGCGTCTGCGTATTCGCAGGTAAATGCCAAGGTGCCGATTTCAGGAATGGTGTCGACGAGGGTGTAGATCCCTCCAGCTGGGCATTCGGGTTGAGTTGCGAGGAAGGCCGTCTCACCAAAAATATCGGATGGATCCAAATCATCGCCAATGTTCAAGTCCCACATGTTCTGGTAAGAGCGAACGTAAGTTTGGACGTTGCGCTGATTGAGAATGCAGGATGCGCGGTCAGTGCCTTCCTTGTAGGCCGCGGTGCCGATGAAGAGCACGCTAATCATGGTGAGAAGCGTGATGATGATGACGGTGAGCTCGATAAGAGTCATCCCCCTCCGGGAATATTTTGTAGGTGTCGGTACGTTCACTGGAATTCTTGGTTAAGTGGGCCGTGACCACCGTTGGTACCGGGGGAGGGGGAATAAATCTCGGTAGCACGTGTTTGTGAGCTTTCTATTGTAGCTCATTGAGCCACAGCTTGTCACGACGAAGGGATGATCGGGAGGGAATTTGTTGTGTCAAAGCCAGAATTGAAAAAAGTGATCAATGTTTCAAAATGAGTTGATCACTCTTCGATCACGAGACTGATCAATTTTCCTTCGTCCGGCAGTTTGGCGTCATCGGTGTGGATCGAGATGTTGCCTTTGTCATCGACGGCGAAGAGAATGATTGCGTCTTCTCCGTAACGGGCGCGGAAGTCCGAGATCTGGAATGTGTCTGTGATGGCGGACTTTTTGATCACGGCCCCTTTGGCGCAGAGCGCGTTGAGTTGGGATACCGATGGGGCGCCGGAGAACGGGTTGCGGCCGCGCAGGTGGCTTGATGCCGACACCCTCTCGGGAGAGGCGCTGTCTTGTGGGGTGAGTTGGAATACATTGCCCGATCCGTAGTGGTGGCGGAATTCCTGGACTGCCAGGGAGTTGACCTCGTCGTTCGGTGTGGCGGCGATCAGGCGGCCGATGCCCGCCAGGTCCATTTCCTCGACGATGTATTCGGAGACGATGCTGGCTCGCTGGGTGGAAATTCCAGCCATGCGTGCCGGGGCGAGCTTTTCGTAGTTGGTGTCGATGACCAGTACTTGGCAGCCTTCTTCGATGAGAGCCTTTCCAGCTTGGACGACCCAGTCATTGACTCCAGCGATGAGGATTCCTTGAGGGTTGTGCACGGCCAGTCCTGTTTTCCGGGCGATGATGCCGGCAGCGAAGCCGTAGAAAGTGACGGTTCCGATGATGACGGTGAAGATGAGTGGGACCAGGCTCTCTGCCTGTGGGGCCAGACTTTCTGGCAAAATGCCCTGTTCGGTGGCTCGGACCAAGTCGATGGCAAACAGTGACGTCACTGCGGCAGCGACGATCCCCCGCGGTGCAAGGCCTGCTAGAAATGTACGTTCCTTGCGGTTGAGGCGGGTGCCGATGGTGGAGGCAGCGACGGCGATCGGGCGGATGAGGACGATCAGAACGCCTACGAACAAGACCGCGGGTAGGCCGAGCGTCTGGAAGTCTGCGATGTCGATGCGGGCGGCCAGTACGATGAAGAGCCCTGAGATGAGAAGCACGCGCAGGTTCTCTTTGAACTCGATGACGTGTTTGACGGAGAGCTGCTTGCGGTTGGCGAGAAACACACCGAGCGCCGTGACTGTGACGAGGCCGGACTCGTGCTGGATGACATTGGAGAGCGTGAACGAAACGGCGGCGACCCCGAGGAATACCGTGCCGTGGAGGAAGTCCGGGATCAGGTGGCGGCGCAGGGCAAACTCGAGCAGTTTGCCGAAGGCGAATGCGAGACCGAGTCCGACTCCGATGGTGATGAGCAATCCGGTAACGGCTTCGTGGATGGCTTCTGCTGCGTTGGCGGCGAGTACCGCCTGGAGCACGAGCACGGCGAGCACGGCTCCAACAGGGTCGATGACGATTCCTTCCCACTTGGCGACCGAGTCGACGCGCTTGCGTGGTTTGATGTGGCGCAGCAAGGGGATGACCACCGTGGGGCCGGTCACAGTGAGGATGGACCCGAGGATCAGCGCGATACGAATATCGAAGTCGAGAATGAAGTAGGCGGCGATGGTGGCGAGGAACCAGGTGACGAGAACGCCGATGGTGCATAGGTTGACCACCGATCTGCCGGCTTCCTTGAATTCTTTGAGTCGCAGCGAGAGACCGCCCTCGAAAAGGATGATTCCGACCGCCAGCGAGACTGATGGGAACAGCAGCTCATTTGGGATGAAGTCGTCCGGGGAGAAGATGCGTCCCGCGCCGATGCCAAATGCGAGCAAAAGCAGGATCGATGGCAGTTCGAGTCTCCAGGCAAGCCATTGGGCGATGACTCCGAGCGCGAGGATGGCGGCGAGGAAGACGGCTGGGTTTTGGGCGAGCTGCGTGAGTTCGAGTGATGCGATTGGCATGAATCGGAAGGATGGGATCGATGGTGGGTGGCCCGGCGGGCGGCGGATGTATCATCCCAGCGGCGGCGATTGAGCGCGAGTTCTAAATTTGTTGCGCGGATTCGGTGGGGATGGGTTCACCGCATCGGTGCGAATCGTTGAGAAGGTGGTAGATTTGGCTGGAGTGCGTCTGATTCCGCGCTATGTGATCAGACTCGAATTTTTGATCTTTATGGAAGCTGCAAGCCGCCACGTCGCCGCCATCGCCGGTGAACTGAATATTCCGGACCGCCAGGTGAGCGCGGTCGTCGCGCTCCTCGCCGAAGGAGCAACCGTTCCATTCATCGCTCGTTACCGCAAGGAAGTGACAGGCAGCTTGGATGAAGTGCAGATCACCGCAGTGCGTGACAAGTTGCAGTTGGCTGTGGAACTCGATGCCCGCCGTGAAGCGATCCTCAAGTCGCTCGACGAGCGCAAGCTTCTCACCGACGAACTGAAGAAGCAGGTGGCGGAGGCTCCGACCATGGCTCGATTGGAGGACGTGTTCGCTCCATACCGACCGAAGCGCCGCACCCGTGCGATGGCTGCGGATGAGAAGGGGCTGACCCCGCTCGCCGACTGGCTGGTGGAGAATCTGGGCAATGCATCGGCAGACCCTGAGGACGAGGCTAAAAAGTTCCTCTCCGACAAGAAGGATCTCGAAGTGCCGGACACCGCCGCGGCATTGCATGGCGCCCGCGACATCATCGCCGAGCGAGTCAGCGACAATGCCGAGCTGCGTGGTGCCGTGCGTTCGCTCTACGAAGCGGAGGCCGTGGCGTCGTCGCGCGTGCTGACCGGCAAGGAAGAGAGCGAGGAAGCAGCCAAGTTCCGCGATTACTTTGACTGGAGTGCTCCGCTTAAGTCGGTGCCATCGCATCAGATGATGGCGGTGCGCCGTGGCGAGAAGGAAGGCGTGCTCATGTTGCGCATTCAGATCGACGCCGACCAGGGGATTGCTTTGGCGCGTCGTCACTTCCTAGAGAACCCACAAGCTGCCAGCACACCGGCGCTCGAGCAGGTGGAACTGGCAATTGCTGATGGTTGCAAACGTTTGCTCTTCCCGTCGATGGAGACCGAGATGCGCCTGAATTCCAAGAAGTCCGCTGATGAAGTGGCGATTGGTGTGTTTGCCGACAACTTGCGCGAGCTCTTGATGGGCTCGCCGCTCGGTCAGAAGAAGGTGCTCGCGATTGACCCGGGATACCGCACCGGCTGCAAGGTCGTGTGCCTCGATGCCCAGGGCAAGTTGCTGCACAACGACTTGATCTTTGTGGTGGGGAACAAAACCCAGCTCGCCGATAGTGCTGCCAAGCTCCAGGCTTTGGTTGATCAGTTCCAGCCGGAAGCGATCGCCATTGGAAATGGCACCGCCAGCCGCGAGACCGAGACGTTTGTGCGCAAGCTCAAGCTGCCTAAGAGCATCACCGTGGTGGTGGTGAACGAGAGCGGGGCGTCCGTGTACTCCGCGTCGGAGGCGGCCCGTGAAGAATTCCCAGATTACGACATCACCGTGCGTGGCAGTGTTTCGATCGGGCGCCGCCTGATGGACCCGCTTGCGGAGTTGGTCAAGATCGATCCGAAGTCCATCGGTGTCGGCCAGTACCAGCATGACGTGAACCAGACCCTTTTGCGCAAGAGCCTGGACGATACCGTCGTCAGCTGCGTGAACGCCGTTGGTGTGGAAGTTAACACAGCGAGCAAGCAGTTGCTCAGCTATGTGTCGGGCTTGAACAAGACTCTGGCGGAGAACATTGTGAGCTTCCGCGACGCAAACGGAGCGTTCACATCGCGCGCCCAGCTCAAAGAGGTTTCGCGTTTTGGTGACAAAGCATTCGAACAGGCTGCCGGCTTCCTTCGTGTGCGCGGCGGTGAGCACCCGCTCGACGCGAGTGCCGTCCACCCGGAGCGCTATGCATTGGTTGAGAAAATGGCCGCGGACCTCGGGGTTGGTCTGGCTGATCTGATCGGTAACTCAGAGCTCTGCGGGCGGATCAAGCTGGCGGACTACGTTAGCGACGAAGTGGGCTTGCCGACCTTGGAAGACATCGTGGCAGAACTGGCGAAGCCGGGCCGCGACCCGCGTGCTCAGTTTGAGGCGTTCTCCTTCACCGAAGGTGTGGAGAAGATCACTGACCTGACCGTCGGGATGAAACTGCCGGGCATCGTGACCAACGTTACCGCCTTTGGTGCGTTCGTGGACATCGGTGTGCATCAGGACGGCTTGGTTCACATCAGCCAGCTTGCGGACAAGTTCGTTAGCGATCCGGCCGAGGTGGTCAAGGTTCAGCAGAAGGTTCAAGTGACCGTGATGGAAGTGGATGTGGAGCGCAAGCGCATCGGGCTTTCCATGAAGGCCAATCCGGAAGGTGACGGAGGTCAGCGCCGTGAGCGTGGCCAGCGTCGTGGAGAAGGAGGCGAACGCCGTGGTGGCGGTCAGCGTCGTGGCGGAGATCGCCGTGGCGGAGGTCAGCGCCGTGGTGGTGACCGTCGGGGCAACGCGCCACGTGGTGGTGTCGGTGGCTTGACCGGTGACTGGTTCAGCGAAGCGGTAGCCAAAGGCAAGAAGGGCAAGTAAGCCCAGCCAGTGAGCTGATAAGATTTTCGCCTGACGGGCGGCGCGTGATGCGTTGCCTGTCAGGCGATTTTTTTTTGATGGAATTGGGGCGGTATTATTGCTCCAGCACCGGCTCGTGTTTGCTTTGGACTTCCTTGGCGCCGTGTTCAATGAACTTTGTGACGATGTGGGCGTGGTTCTGGGCGACCTTTACGGCCTCAGGCGACTCGCCTGTGATGGTGACGCGGATGCCGTTTTCGAGAGGTTCGACTTCGGTGGTGAGTTGAGCGAAATAGCGCCCCATTTCGCGGTAGGCGGGATCCCATTGACGGACGCGTCCCCCGCCTTCCACCCGCTTGAGCATGTATTTGATGTGGCTCTGGAGGAGCTTGGCGACTTTCGGGTCGGTCGATGTCGTGGTGGCGGTGTAACCTTTCTCGGTGAGGGTGACCTCGCGGCTGATGGTGGTGTGATGCGCGGCGAGTTGGTGGATGGTATCGCGTTGTTCTTTGGGGAGCGGGCCACGGGTTGGGCCGGCGAGTAGAGGTGCGCAGGTGAGGGCGGTAGCCAGTAGGAAAGTGAGCGTTTTCATATTGTGAAATGAGGTGGGTTCAAATGGCAGAAACCGCGGTGGGTCCCGGGAGTTGCGGGTGATCTCAAACGACCTCGAACTTTTGCTTGTCTGATCGGCATTCGTCCTTAATGAATCAGGCTTTGTCGGTGCCTGATGCGCCGCGCTCATTCCCTGTTACTATGTCTTCCTCTAGTTCATCTGATCCTTGCCGTACTCTGTTAGTGGATGGTGATTTCGATTCACCGGCCAAGTTCAGCAAAGTGATGGCTGACGTTGGGTTTGATGTGGATCGTTGTGGCATGCCGGCGGACGGAGTGGCGGCTTTTGATCGTCACGAGTTGGTTGTGTTGATGATCAAGGAGGAGTCGGTGGCGCGCTCGGCACAGCATTTCATGACCTGGTTGCGCAACCATGAGGACACGGAGCGCGAGCCGATGGTGGTAGCCGTGGGCGCCAAGGAGGTGATCCGGCCATTTGCGAAGTTGGGGGCGCGTGTTCTTGATGCGGATTTGGATCCATCGGTGATTCGGATCCAGCTTGAGGGGATTCGGGAGGCTGTGCAGTCGTCTCGTGGCGGATCTCGGCGTGGTGGGTTTTGGTCGCGCTGGTTTTCCAAGTCGGAGGAGCCGGCTCCTCTGGCCGAGGCCGAAGAAGAGAGCGAGAAAGAAAGAGAGGTGGCTAGTCTGCGACCAAGCAAGGCTGGGAGTGCCAAGTCTGCGGCCAAACTGCCTGACCTGAAGCGGGCGTCCGAGGCTGTGGCGAAGTCTGGTGAACCGGAGCGCAAGGTTTCGAAGACGGAGGGTGCGGCCAATGAGGCGGTCAAACCCGTGGATGCCAAAGTGACGAGTCCGGCTGAGAGACCAGCGGCACCAACGGTTGCCAAACCGCTCGCCAAACCTGGGGCTCCGGTTTTTAACAAACCTCTGGTTGCGGGCGAAGATGCAGTTGCGGAGAAGTCTGCGGAGCCGGTTGCGACGAAAGGCGATGAGGGGGCGGCGAAGGCTGCTGAAAAGCCAGCCAAGGTGAACGGTGATCCATTCCTTGAGCAGTTGGCAAAAGCGGATCGCCAAATGCACCAGACGGCTGCCCCAGTGAAGCCGGAAGGTAAGGGCGTTGCTGTTGATAAGTCTGGTGCGACGGAGAAGGGTGCGACGGAAAAGAAGTCGGTGGCAGCTGATGCGAAGAACAAAGCACAGGCGCCGGCAAAGCCAGCAGGAGCGAAGTCTCCTCCGGTCATCAAGGGGAGCTCGATTATGGGTAGCCGCACCGCGGCTAAAGAGGCGAAGAAAGATGTTAATCTTTCCAAGGCCAGCGCCGCTCCGGCTAAGGGAAAGACCTCGCGTTTGGGGGAGCTTGAGATGGCTCTGGACTCTGAAATTGTCGCGCGCAAGAAGGCGGAAGATCGCGCCAAGGGACTGGAGCAGCAGTTGGAGCGCAAGACCAAGGAGCTGGTCGGTTTGGTCGATTCGCTTTCTACCGTCGCCGTTGCGGGTTCGCCAATGGCACCTCCGCCGAAGCCGGGAGACTCCGCTGAGGTCGCGAAGCATTCCAGTTATCCAATGCCGGTCGATGCGTTGTTGGAGGATGTGCTGAAATCCACCGTGGATGGTGATGGGAGCCTTGATTTGTCTGCTTTGCTCGAGCGTCAGCTTGAGCGCTACCTGAAGACTTGCCCGGAGGCTGCGCGCAGTGCGGTCGAGTTTGATCTGCCGGATGAGCCTATGCTCGTCGACGTGCGTGCGGGCTTCCCGTTGCTCGAGGTGATGAGCGAGTGCTTGGCGAATGCTGCGGAGCACGGCCTGAAGATGGGTGAGAAGGAAGGTGTCGTGCGCGTTCAGTTCACGGTCTTGCCCGATGAGGGGATCGTGGAGATTTGCGACACCGGTGAAGCGCTGCCGAAGGGGTTTGACCTGGACAAAGTGAAGCACGGTGGCTTGTCCCGCGTGAAAGCGCTGGTTGCGGGGATGGGCGGAAAGATCACGATGAGCGCCAATTCCGAGACCCGTTGCCAAATCAACCTGCCAGGCTCGACACTTCGCCGACCGAAGCGAGGATGATTGCGTCGGTTCTTGGCTGGGCGTCGTTTTTGCTCGCTCTGGGGCTGGCGCTGTGGGTTGTGTGGATCCACCGGCGCGGGCGTCAGGATCCGTGGCTGCGCGTGGTCAATTGTCCCGTCCGACGTACGCTGGCTCCTGCCACCCCTGATACGGAGTGGCGAGCGGTGGTGGGCTCTGCGCTGACCGCAGGGATGCGCGTCGATGCGATCGAATGGAGTCTTGCGCATGATCAGGGAGCTGAGGTGCGGGTGGCCGATGGTTTCGATGCTCCGGATGGTTGGCGGACGATTCGCCACGATGAGGGACAAGCGCTGCGGGTGACTATGCCCGGCGACGGCTGGGCCGATGCGCTCGAGCGAGTGGGCGGTGCCGTCGGGCTGCGGAACGATTCGCCAGTCGCGGATTGGATCGAGTGGTCGGCCGCTGCACTGCCGTCTGGCAATGATCTGATGTGGGAACGTGCGCGGCTTGTGCTGCGCGCGCCACAGGTCACCATCGAGGTGCCATTGCGAGAGGCTTGGGCCGGGCCGGTGTCCGGTCAGTGGCGAGAGCGGGTGCGTGACATGGATGCCACCGGACTATTGGTCGCGTTGGCATTGCTTGGCTCGGTCGGCTTGGTGGTGACGGGTTCGCTGGTGGCGATGGCGGCGGGTGTGATTGGTCTGGTCGCGCTCTCCGGGGCGTGCAAGTTTGTCTTCATGTCGCGTCGGTCGGACCCTACGCGT from Sulfuriroseicoccus oceanibius includes:
- a CDS encoding single-stranded DNA-binding protein; amino-acid sequence: MANVNKVILIGNVTRDPEVRHTPKGTAVCDLGLAVNRVSSSDGGDRREETTFVDVTMWGRQAELAGQYLAKGRPVYIEGRLQMDTWQDKNTGQNRSKLKVVGENMQFIGSRGDSAGGGGGYSGGGGGGGYSSGGSGGGGNYGGGGGRSSGGNYGDSGGSSSMDDDGDIPF
- a CDS encoding acylphosphatase, which gives rise to MIARQVYYEGRVQGVGFRFSTKEIAKGFDVVGWVMNLPDGRVELQVAGEGEEVAAFLEEMTEGDLSGFIRGVDVHEIAVPDDLSGFEIRR
- a CDS encoding U32 family peptidase, translated to MIHRSDLELLAPAGSWECARAAIANGADAIFFGLPKHNARLRADNFTEEDLPELMKFLHEHGAKGFITMNTLIFPAELEGAAEQLALLEASGVDGAIIQDLGLADLARKVAPSVELHASTQMSITSPEGLDFATGLLNLDRAVLARELSLDEIRRFTKVQGHTPLEIFVHGALCVAYSGQCLTSESLGQRSANRGECAQACRLPYEMVVDGKPLDLGERRYLLSPQDLAAVDLIPELIDAGVISFKIEGRLKSPEYVAAVTRVYRKAIDAHLDARTPRPDATDRYSLEMTFSRGLSTGWLEGTNHPRLTHGKFGKKRGVLIGSVAATGPGWVRIQRAPGQQEIPLQSGDGVVFDAGEDRNEEQGGRIWKTEGDRILFGKKHNKIVWKRVKPGQLIWKTSDPSLEQDIRKTWNDKVLDQQRTRTPLDWTVSGTAGAPLKLTDSATGLSVESDQPLEAARNRPLDHDVLHAQFERLGNTPFTLRKLDTKLEGELALPVSALNRMRRTMVTKLEEHTPEDAPQKAAATPLDAIAALSPEVHPPVTDQPSELSVLCRHPWQIDAALEAGVERIYVDYEDIRRMKDAVAQVRSANTGARIWLATPRIQKSGEQGYFKTLHRAEPDGILVRNLGGIEYFTKQSDTADLDTVGDFSLNVANQLTAKLLIESAGLDRVTVSYDLNADQSSQLIASAPPEWFEMTLHQHMPMFHMEHCAFCTFLSEGTSYKDCGRPCEKHVVQLRDRVGQLHTLQADVGCRNTLFNGRAQTGARYFNQFHRLGLRNYRIELLTESQVEAADTIAAYQALLERSANGESLWQDLGATEQLGVTEGTLTVLH
- a CDS encoding cation:proton antiporter; the protein is MPIASLELTQLAQNPAVFLAAILALGVIAQWLAWRLELPSILLLLAFGIGAGRIFSPDDFIPNELLFPSVSLAVGIILFEGGLSLRLKEFKEAGRSVVNLCTIGVLVTWFLATIAAYFILDFDIRIALILGSILTVTGPTVVIPLLRHIKPRKRVDSVAKWEGIVIDPVGAVLAVLVLQAVLAANAAEAIHEAVTGLLITIGVGLGLAFAFGKLLEFALRRHLIPDFLHGTVFLGVAAVSFTLSNVIQHESGLVTVTALGVFLANRKQLSVKHVIEFKENLRVLLISGLFIVLAARIDIADFQTLGLPAVLFVGVLIVLIRPIAVAASTIGTRLNRKERTFLAGLAPRGIVAAAVTSLFAIDLVRATEQGILPESLAPQAESLVPLIFTVIIGTVTFYGFAAGIIARKTGLAVHNPQGILIAGVNDWVVQAGKALIEEGCQVLVIDTNYEKLAPARMAGISTQRASIVSEYIVEEMDLAGIGRLIAATPNDEVNSLAVQEFRHHYGSGNVFQLTPQDSASPERVSASSHLRGRNPFSGAPSVSQLNALCAKGAVIKKSAITDTFQISDFRARYGEDAIILFAVDDKGNISIHTDDAKLPDEGKLISLVIEE
- a CDS encoding Tex family protein is translated as MEAASRHVAAIAGELNIPDRQVSAVVALLAEGATVPFIARYRKEVTGSLDEVQITAVRDKLQLAVELDARREAILKSLDERKLLTDELKKQVAEAPTMARLEDVFAPYRPKRRTRAMAADEKGLTPLADWLVENLGNASADPEDEAKKFLSDKKDLEVPDTAAALHGARDIIAERVSDNAELRGAVRSLYEAEAVASSRVLTGKEESEEAAKFRDYFDWSAPLKSVPSHQMMAVRRGEKEGVLMLRIQIDADQGIALARRHFLENPQAASTPALEQVELAIADGCKRLLFPSMETEMRLNSKKSADEVAIGVFADNLRELLMGSPLGQKKVLAIDPGYRTGCKVVCLDAQGKLLHNDLIFVVGNKTQLADSAAKLQALVDQFQPEAIAIGNGTASRETETFVRKLKLPKSITVVVVNESGASVYSASEAAREEFPDYDITVRGSVSIGRRLMDPLAELVKIDPKSIGVGQYQHDVNQTLLRKSLDDTVVSCVNAVGVEVNTASKQLLSYVSGLNKTLAENIVSFRDANGAFTSRAQLKEVSRFGDKAFEQAAGFLRVRGGEHPLDASAVHPERYALVEKMAADLGVGLADLIGNSELCGRIKLADYVSDEVGLPTLEDIVAELAKPGRDPRAQFEAFSFTEGVEKITDLTVGMKLPGIVTNVTAFGAFVDIGVHQDGLVHISQLADKFVSDPAEVVKVQQKVQVTVMEVDVERKRIGLSMKANPEGDGGQRRERGQRRGEGGERRGGGQRRGGDRRGGGQRRGGDRRGNAPRGGVGGLTGDWFSEAVAKGKKGK
- a CDS encoding ATP-binding protein is translated as MSSSSSSDPCRTLLVDGDFDSPAKFSKVMADVGFDVDRCGMPADGVAAFDRHELVVLMIKEESVARSAQHFMTWLRNHEDTEREPMVVAVGAKEVIRPFAKLGARVLDADLDPSVIRIQLEGIREAVQSSRGGSRRGGFWSRWFSKSEEPAPLAEAEEESEKEREVASLRPSKAGSAKSAAKLPDLKRASEAVAKSGEPERKVSKTEGAANEAVKPVDAKVTSPAERPAAPTVAKPLAKPGAPVFNKPLVAGEDAVAEKSAEPVATKGDEGAAKAAEKPAKVNGDPFLEQLAKADRQMHQTAAPVKPEGKGVAVDKSGATEKGATEKKSVAADAKNKAQAPAKPAGAKSPPVIKGSSIMGSRTAAKEAKKDVNLSKASAAPAKGKTSRLGELEMALDSEIVARKKAEDRAKGLEQQLERKTKELVGLVDSLSTVAVAGSPMAPPPKPGDSAEVAKHSSYPMPVDALLEDVLKSTVDGDGSLDLSALLERQLERYLKTCPEAARSAVEFDLPDEPMLVDVRAGFPLLEVMSECLANAAEHGLKMGEKEGVVRVQFTVLPDEGIVEICDTGEALPKGFDLDKVKHGGLSRVKALVAGMGGKITMSANSETRCQINLPGSTLRRPKRG